GGTGACACCGTCACCCGCGGCGGCGCGCGCGTCGAGCAGCGCGTAGACCTGCTGCGCTGCCGCCGCCACGTCGGCACCGGCGTCCAGGGTCAGCGGCGCCAGATCCAGCAGCACTCCCGTGAGCGCGAGGTCGAGCGCGGCGACGGGGAGGTTCTTGCCGCCGAGCGACAGCCGCACGGCGCTCACGCCGTTCTCGAGGCCGTCGAGGATCGCGCGGTTGACCTCGGCGCCGTTCTGCGCGTCCTGACCGAAGAGCGCGGCGACGAGCCAACCGGAGTTGACGTCACGGCTGCCGTCGGCGCCGCGGACGAACGGGAACTGTCCGGGCAGCGGGGCCTCGGGGAGCTCGTCGCGTCCGGTGTACAGCGGCGAGACGGTGACACCGTCGTACGTGGTGGTGTCGAGAAGCTTCTGCGGTTCCGGGCCCAGCTCGGCGGCGTCCACTCGACGCGACTTGGCGAGCACGCCGGCGACGGCCTGCTGCCATTCCGAGTAGGCGCGCGCGGCGTCCTCGGCTTCTGAAGCTGGTGACACGGGGCGACTCCCTCTCACTCTCGTGTGCGATCGCTCATGGCGAACGGTCTTCCAATCGGACAGAACAATCGGACAAACAAATGGGACGATTGCCGTCCCCTGACTTGTGATGCTAACCGCACCCACGCGGTCGCCGACGTGAGGCCACCCACGGTTCGTTAGCCTCGAATCATGACCGTTGCGAACGTCCTGGAAGAAGGTGTCTCGATCACCCCGCAACGGCTGTTCCGAATGCTGCCGCCGCAGCGACTCGACGGTTTCAACCGCATCACCATGGAGATCGACGGACTCGACCCTCGGGCGGCCTCCCCTACCGCCACGCTGGGCATTCTCGTCGACGACGTCCTCGGATTCACGCTGTGGGACCGTCGCGGCGAGCGCACCGGCCTCGTCACCGCGGATTTGTCAGTGGACTTCATCACACCGACCGGTTGGGTCGGCCCGGAACTCCACGCCGACGGTCGTGTGGTCGCGGTCACAGAGGACGGCGGCGTCAGCGCCACGGAGATCCGCGACTCGGACGGCACCCTGATCGCGACCGGCACCGCGTGGGGCAACTTCGTCGACGCCGGCGCCGACCGCAGCTCCGCCGTCGTGCGCCCGCTCGCCACGGCCGGCACGATCCCCGCGCCGTCCACGGCTCCCCTCGTGCGCATCGGCGGACGATTCGAGGTCGGCGACCGCACCCGCCTGATCGTGCCGCCCAACGCGGCCCTGGCGAACAAGCTCGGAGTGATGCACGGGGGCATCCAGGCGAGCGCGATCGACCTGGTCGGCAACGCGGCCGTCAGCACACCCGAAGCACCGATGCACACCGCGTCGTTGCGCATCAACTACTTCCGCCCCGCACCCGTCGATTCCGACGTCGTGTTCGCCGCCGAGGTGATCCGGGCGGGTCGCTCGGTCGCCGTCGCCCGGGTGACGAGCACCGGCGGCGACGGTCGGGTGTGCGCGGTCGCCACCGTCACGTGCCGCAGGCCGAGCAGGTCCGCCGCACCGGCGCGC
This genomic stretch from Prescottella soli harbors:
- a CDS encoding PaaI family thioesterase, which encodes MTVANVLEEGVSITPQRLFRMLPPQRLDGFNRITMEIDGLDPRAASPTATLGILVDDVLGFTLWDRRGERTGLVTADLSVDFITPTGWVGPELHADGRVVAVTEDGGVSATEIRDSDGTLIATGTAWGNFVDAGADRSSAVVRPLATAGTIPAPSTAPLVRIGGRFEVGDRTRLIVPPNAALANKLGVMHGGIQASAIDLVGNAAVSTPEAPMHTASLRINYFRPAPVDSDVVFAAEVIRAGRSVAVARVTSTGGDGRVCAVATVTCRRPSRSAAPARRGAAFVRE